A window of Methanocaldococcus vulcanius M7 genomic DNA:
TTATTTACATTATCTGATGTTGATTTACTTTCACTATAACTTATAGATGAGACAATAACGTAGGATGACTCAACGATTCCATACGATACAAAAGATCCGTTTTTATTGTAGATCGATATAATATCTCCCTTGTGAGGTAATTTACCGCACTGTTTTGCAGATATTTCAATAGCCAACTTGTTTAATTCTGAGACGGGTGTAATTTTTAGAGATTTAAGTTCAGGTAGAGTCCATATATTTCTATATTTTAAAATATCTGATCTTGTCATAAACATAGATTTTCCGTTTATCTCTACATAATAATATTTATCTCCAGAAGCGAGAGCATAATCAATCTGCTTTTCAATAATGTTTCTTATATCATTCTGAATATCAGCATTTTTTAATATATTTTCTATTTCTTGAGGAGATTGAGCCATACTTATTTTATGAACAAGTTCCTGAGCATACAAACTTAAAGAGTAATAACTTCCATATATGCTTTTTATTTGGTTAATTGCTTCATTTTTGTAATCTTTAAATGCAATATATCTTTTTGCATCTTCTAATATTTTGTTTATCTCATCTATGCTCTTAGCATTTTGAATTTCGTTGATATATATCAACTTCTGCGGATCGTTTGGATACTTAGAAAACATTTGGTTTATTGATTGGATAGCAAGTTTTTTCTGATTTTCAAGTTCAGCATTTTTTTGAAGAGTTATCTTGCTTAGTTCATTGTAGGTTATAAATGCCAACGCTCCCACGGTCATTATGATCAATACAATCAATACAAACTTTAATGAACCTGATCTTGTCGTTTTTTTACTCTTTTCTTTTAACGCTTTAATTTTTGAGGTATCTACCATATAACCACCCGCACCATATAACTCTACACCTAAATATTAAAACATATATATAATCATTTATTGTCTTATTTATCATCACTCATTTTTATAGTTTTGTCTCACAATAGTTTAGGGATCTACAATTATGACATATTTACTTCTGTTTATGTCTGTTGAGTTATATATATAATCAACAATAAAGTTTCTTATATTTGGAGTAATATATTCTTTTGGAGAGATGTAGATGTATAACTCTCTCTTGTCATCAGACCAAGAAATTCCACCATATATCAAAGTAGCATTAGGATTAATTCCATTATATCCAGAGTTTATCAAAATTACAGCAGTTTTTGCTGAGTTTTCAACTTCATTTATTACCCTATCTTCCTCAGTAAAGTTTTGAGAAAGAAAATGGCTTATACTAATAATACACACCAACATTATTACAAGAAATAAAAATGAGAATTCAAGTGATATTTGTGCTCTTCCAATACTAAATAATGTCCAATTTTTAATTTTTTTAAGT
This region includes:
- a CDS encoding DUF515 domain-containing protein, whose product is MVDTSKIKALKEKSKKTTRSGSLKFVLIVLIIMTVGALAFITYNELSKITLQKNAELENQKKLAIQSINQMFSKYPNDPQKLIYINEIQNAKSIDEINKILEDAKRYIAFKDYKNEAINQIKSIYGSYYSLSLYAQELVHKISMAQSPQEIENILKNADIQNDIRNIIEKQIDYALASGDKYYYVEINGKSMFMTRSDILKYRNIWTLPELKSLKITPVSELNKLAIEISAKQCGKLPHKGDIISIYNKNGSFVSYGIVESSYVIVSSISYSESKSTSDNVNKLGETYSSSSSSSVSYSLNNIPGILHATVIDKLDYSKIEKMFGDYGIKLNRIEDSTQIFDGNVNYFLIISVPNDKVPDLVKLNSKDIIIAIKSSE
- a CDS encoding class III signal peptide-containing protein — protein: MPLKKIKNWTLFSIGRAQISLEFSFLFLVIMLVCIISISHFLSQNFTEEDRVINEVENSAKTAVILINSGYNGINPNATLIYGGISWSDDKRELYIYISPKEYITPNIRNFIVDYIYNSTDINRSKYVIIVDP